In one Parambassis ranga chromosome 6, fParRan2.1, whole genome shotgun sequence genomic region, the following are encoded:
- the ogfod3 gene encoding 2-oxoglutarate and iron-dependent oxygenase domain-containing protein 3, producing MALLRSRNAKGSNASEIEKKIKRGNALRQGSSWRGSRGLVAFLLVALCVCAISTWLYVTSLDSDITETLARHGELVSPQPRVYTVQCSEDYENHKRYPGCTPQKCGRAVTDGVVTREEAQVLRRLAERGMMLAGSEGGASILDLHSGALSMGKQFVNIYRYFQDQISDVFTQEDFKLYRDVRGRIQAVIAETFGLDPALMYLTKPTFFSRINSTAAKTQHDEYWHPHVDKVTYGSFDYTSLLYLSDYGSDFTGGRFVFMDQNGNRTVEPRAGRVSFFSSGSENLHRVEKVTSGTRYAITVSFTCDSEHAISDPALP from the exons ATGGCTCTACTTCGCTCCAGAAACGCGAAAGGTTCGAATGCCTCTGAGATAGAGAAGAAAATTAAAAG aggTAATGCACTGAGACAGGGGTCGTCCTGGCGTGGGTCTCGTGGGCTTGTGGCCTTCCTGCtggttgctttgtgtgtttgtgccatttCCACGTGGCTGTATGTGACCTCACTggacagtgacatcacagaaactCTGGCCAGACATGGGGAGCTGGTCTCACCTCAACCCAGAGTCTACACCGTGCAGTGCTCTGAGGACTATGAAAACCACAAACGATATCCAG GATGCACTCCTCAGAAGTGTGGACGTGCAGTCACAGACGGCGTGGTGACGAGGGAAGAGGCCCAGGTCCTCAGAAG GTTGGCTGAGAGAGGGATGATGCTGGCCGggtcagagggagga GCCTCCATATTGGACCTGCACTCTGGAGCGCTGTCAATGGGGAAACAGTTTGTCAACATATACAG GTATTTTCAGGATCAGATCAGCGATGTATTCACACAAGAGGATTTCAAGCTTTACAG aGACGTGCGTGGGCGAATCCAGGCAGTTATTGCCGAGACGTTTGGTTTGGACCCGGCTCTGATGTACCTCACCAAGCCCACCTTCTTCTCCAGAATCAACAGCACAGCAGCCAAGACCCAACACGACGAGTACTGGCACCCGCACGTTGATAAG GTGACTTATGGCTCGTTTGACTACACCTCTCTGCTTTATCTGTCTGACTACGGCTCCGACTTCACCGGAGGAAGATTTGTCTTCATGGATCAAAACGGCAACCGGACAGTGGAACCACGAGCAG GACGagtctctttcttctcctccggCTCGGAAAACCTCCACCGCGTGGAGAAGGTGACGTCCGGGACGCGCTACGCCATCACCGTGTCCTTCACCTGCGACTCGGAGCACGCCATCTCTGACCCCGCCCTGCCGTGA